catgcGATGCGCGACCTCCCCCAAGGCGCCACGCCGACCGTGCGTGTCTCCAAACACGCGCTGTACACCGGCAAAGGcccccggcgcgccgcccgatccgccgcgacgcccgccgagctcgcctGGCTCACTTCATAGCCACGTGGTCATCTCTTCCTCCATGGTgcacagcgccgcgtgggtcgcgcgcgtgcccCTGACGGCTACACGATGTgtacggcgtgccgcgttGCCCTCTGCAAGCAGTGCGTGGGCGCCGATATACCCCCCCGtcgtgcttgcgcgccgGTGGTACGCAGCGCCCAAGAGCGACGTCGACCGGATGCAGGACATGCCGTCCGCCCCTGCGTTCTTCGCGACGAACGCGGCGGAGCCTACGCATAGAGCGACGGTCGCCAAGGAAGTCACGGAAAAGTACCGCCCTGCGACGGACGATCCCCTGTGTGTGCAGGTCGTGCAGAACGACGCGGTGCcctcgacgctcgtcggcgcgccgccgcccgggTTTGCGCCGCAGAAGCCGAGCACCAtcgcgcgcacggtgcGTGTGTACcgccagctcgccaagTCGCGCCTCACCTTTTTGGTGGTGCTGTCTGGGATGATGGGCTACGCACTTTGCCCTGCGGCGTACGCCACGACCACGGCCCTGCcggccgtcgtgcgcctccttgcgctcgccggcggcatgacgctgtgctcgacgagcgccaaTACGCTGAACCAGATCATCGAGGCGCCGTACGATGCGCAGATGGCACGCACAAAGGCGCGGCCCCTCCCCCGCCGCGCCATTACACCCGCGCACGCTTTTGGCCTGGCGGCCGtcagcgcgacggccggcgtgtcgatcctcgccgcgctcatCAACCCCCtgacggcggcgctgggtGCGGCCAACATTGTGCTGTACTCGTTTATCTACACGCCGATGAAGCGCCTGAGCATTGCGAATACGtgggtcggcgcgctggtcggcgcgctgccgccgctgaTGGGCTGGGCGTCGTgcaccggcacgctcgaccagccgacggacgccgccgcgtgggTGCTCGCCGGCATCCTCTTTGCGTGGCAATTTCCCCACTTTAACGCACTCTCACACGTCACCGGCAACGAGTATGCCCGCGGCGGCTACCGCATGATGGCCGTGACGAATCCCGCACTGAACCGCCGCGTGGCGATGCGgtacgcgctcgcgctgatTCCGCTATGCTCGGTGGCGCTGCCCCTCACGCAGACGGTGCAGCCGATGTGGTACGCGCTCCTGTCGCTCGTGCCGAACCTCACCATGCTCTACTACACCTTCCGCTTctggcgctggccgagcgaaaagacggcgcgcgcgtgtTTCTGGTTTAGCCTGTTTCACCTGCCCGCCGTGATGCTCCTGGCGATGGCCTGCAAGAAGGACCTATGGACGAAGGAGAAAACGGAGCCTGTACAGTAGTGGTATCtaggcgcggcgtgcaggcCGCAGCGCtagcgcgtcgcacgcagcactCAATCCGCGCTGCCACACTTGGTGCTGCCAGTCGTAGCCGCCCGCGCGGtactgcgccgcggcctgctTTGTCGCCAGCTCGGGCTTGAGCCAGGGGTCGACGTAACCGTCGGCAGaggtgccgaggccgccgagcgaggcaggcgccgcgcggggcggcgcgagcgcagcgccgtcgtcAATCGTCGCAAAGGCACCATCATAGTCCGAGAGCGCTATCTCCCGCACTAGCTCCATCTCGGCGGGCGACTGCTTCGTCTTGGGCACGGCCCGCCGCTTGGCCTtgagctgctcctcgtACTCTTGGagacgctgctgctcctcgcgctcgcgtttctgcgcctcgcgcgtacgcgcctCCATGCGCTTCTCGCGGTCGCGCATCACGTCCTCGATGCTGCGCCctttggcgagctcggcgacgattTCCTTTTCTTCTTCCTCGCGCTCttgctgctcgcgctcctgctccgcacgcacgcgctgtgcacgcagcgcacgctcgttcCGCGCCTCCTGGTCGGCCTGCAGCTGCATCTCCGActcctgctcgcgctgctgctggtgcgccgcaatgACAGACTTGTTCAGTGCCTCGtactgcgcgaggcgctgctgggtATGTTCCACGTCGATCTTGTTGACGAGGTTAAAGGTGATCTCTTCAAACTCCTCGAGGTAGTCATTGTACGCCTTGAGCGAGGGAAAGTCGTCCGGCTTCCGGTTAAAGAGTTTGGCCACTCGTTTCCGGATCGTCACTTCCTCCTCAACGCGCAGGTCCTGGAAGGTCTGTGCACTGAACTGCTGCTTGCGCACAATCTGCCCGCACACCGGGCATGCAGCCGGGCCCAGCGAAAAGAGGCGGTCGATGCACGACTCGCACATTTTGTGGTAGCACGGGCTCACCATCAGCCGGAGGCGCGGCGACAGGTAGCGGTCTGTCTTGCAGATCGGGCACTTGTCGTCCTCCGACCAGTACTCGGTAATCCTCCCGCTCTTGTCTGTGATCTGCGACTGGCCCACGGCCCCGCGGCCGATGCCCGAGAtcgcctgcgcacgcgactTGCCCTGGGacggagcggcgcgcatcgtgGTGGAGAGATCGGGCGATCGGGCTTTTTTTCGACCATGAGCACCGGTAGAAAGGCgggcctcgccgcgctgacCGAGTCGGCGCAGAAGAACAATCCGGTGCTGAAGAAGAAGCCTACGCCTGTGAggcgtcctgcgccacgGAAGCGCCCAGAGAAGCGTCAAAAGGTCGAGTTTGACgagagcgcgcggcacgagtTCCTCACTGGCTTCTccaagcgcaagcagcagcgcaagcaggcTGCGCAGGAGAACCGCCAGGCGCGGAtccgcgagg
This region of Malassezia japonica chromosome 8, complete sequence genomic DNA includes:
- the COX10_3 gene encoding heme o synthase (COG:H; COG:I; TransMembrane:9 (i139-158o170-191i212-233o239-256i263-282o294-320i341-360o366-384i396-415o); EggNog:ENOG503NXTP), with protein sequence MVHSAAWVARVPLTATRCVRRAALPSASSAWAPIYPPVVLARRWYAAPKSDVDRMQDMPSAPAFFATNAAEPTHRATVAKEVTEKYRPATDDPLCVQVVQNDAVPSTLVGAPPPGFAPQKPSTIARTVRVYRQLAKSRLTFLVVLSGMMGYALCPAAYATTTALPAVVRLLALAGGMTLCSTSANTLNQIIEAPYDAQMARTKARPLPRRAITPAHAFGLAAVSATAGVSILAALINPLTAALGAANIVLYSFIYTPMKRLSIANTWVGALVGALPPLMGWASCTGTLDQPTDAAAWVLAGILFAWQFPHFNALSHVTGNEYARGGYRMMAVTNPALNRRVAMRYALALIPLCSVALPLTQTVQPMWYALLSLVPNLTMLYYTFRFWRWPSEKTARACFWFSLFHLPAVMLLAMACKKDLWTKEKTEPVQ
- the TFB3 gene encoding TFIIH/NER complex subunit (EggNog:ENOG503NYAM; BUSCO:EOG092649XV; COG:O); amino-acid sequence: MRAAPSQGKSRAQAISGIGRGAVGQSQITDKSGRITEYWSEDDKCPICKTDRYLSPRLRLMVSPCYHKMCESCIDRLFSLGPAACPVCGQIVRKQQFSAQTFQDLRVEEEVTIRKRVAKLFNRKPDDFPSLKAYNDYLEEFEEITFNLVNKIDVEHTQQRLAQYEALNKSVIAAHQQQREQESEMQLQADQEARNERALRAQRVRAEQEREQQEREEEEKEIVAELAKGRSIEDVMRDREKRMEARTREAQKREREEQQRLQEYEEQLKAKRRAVPKTKQSPAEMELVREIALSDYDGAFATIDDGAALAPPRAAPASLGGLGTSADGYVDPWLKPELATKQAAAQYRAGGYDWQHQVWQRGLSAACDALALRPARRA